Proteins encoded within one genomic window of Panicum virgatum strain AP13 chromosome 1N, P.virgatum_v5, whole genome shotgun sequence:
- the LOC120653539 gene encoding protein WHAT'S THIS FACTOR 9, mitochondrial-like, with product MAWRCLRAATGRRGWWDASPWGTPLFAAEQRATLVNVKLKWVKDRALDAAVSRERNLRTAHHLLDLVFSRPGHRVSRSDLLAERSVQRLCGSAYSALEFLGRYHTRFALSRGGVSLTRAALDLRQREVECLCAIEHDLVARLRRLLMLTLPRSLPLHTIDLLRWDLGLPSDYQVSILRRCPQHFALEQPEGDERVWLRLLSWDDLLAVSELEKSADGGDTTCLPFLVSFTRGFGLRSKCLDWLREWQALPYTSPYADASGLDRRTYVSEKRNVGVFHELLHLTVAKRTEHQNVSNMRKLLGMPQKFTKVFERHPGIFYLSRVLGTQTVVLREAYGGGCQLLEKHAHPLAAIREEYSILLRAALPPRTRRRKRHEAFGKQDEGSVVGGDKFELSE from the coding sequence ATGGCGTGGCGCTGCCTgcgggcggcgacggggaggaggGGGTGGTGGGACGCGTCGCCGTGGGGGACGCCGCTgttcgcggcggagcagcgcgcgACGCTTGTGAACGTGAAGCTGAAGTGGGTCAAGGATCGGGCGCTCGACGCCGCGGTGTCGCGGGAGCGCAACCTCCGCACCGCCCACCACCTGCTCGACCTCGTGTTCAGccggcccggccaccgggtcTCGCGCTCCGACCTCCTCGCCGAGAGGTCCGTTCAGAGGCTTTGTGGCTCCGCGTACTCCGCGCTCGAGTTCCTCGGCAGGTACCACACCCGGTTCGCGCTGTCGCGCGGCGGCGTGTCGCTGACGCGCGCGGCGCTCGACCTGCGGCAGCGAGAGGTGGAATGCCTCTGCGCCATCGAGCACGACCTCGTCGCCCGACTCCGGCGCCTCCTCATGCTCACCCTTCCCCGCTCACTCCCGCTCCACACCATCGACCTCCTCCGCTGGGACCTCGGCCTGCCCAGCGATTACCAGGTCTCCAtcctccgccgctgcccccaGCACTTCGCCCTTGAGCAGCCGGAGGGCGACGAGCGCGTCTGGCTGCGCCTCCTCTCCTGGGACGATCTTCTCGCCGTCTCCGAGCTTGAGAAGAGTGCTGACGGGGGCGACACCACCTGCCTCCCCTTCCTGGTGAGCTTCACAAGGGGGTTTGGCCTGAGAAGCAAGTGCTTGGACTGGCTGCGGGAGTGGCAGGCGCTGCCGTACACCAGCCCGTATGCCGATGCGTCGGGCCTTGATCGCCGCACATATGTGTCTGAGAAGCGGAATGTGGGAGTGTTCCATGAGCTGCTGCACCTCACTGTGGCGAAGAGGACAGAGCACCAGAATGTGAGCAACATGAGGAAGTTGCTCGGCATGCCGCAGAAGTTCACCAAGGTGTTTGAGCGCCACCCTGGCATTTTTTACCTCTCCAGGGTGCTTGGGACACAGACGGTTGTTCTCAGGGAAGCTTACGGTGGTGGATGCCAGCTGCTTGAGAAGCATGCGCATCCGCTTGCTGCTATCAGGGAAGAGTACTCCATCTTATTGAGGGCAGCGTTGCCACCAAGGACGAGGAGAAGAAAAAGACATGAAGCTTTTGGCAAGCAGGATGAGGGAAGTGTGGTGGGAGGAGATAAATTTGAACTCTCTGAGTGA